GCCTGTTAATGATGCAAAAATGATTATGGATGAACTATTGGAGGCAAAAATAATTGGACAGGTTTTTTCAACATATATATTATTGGAATATAACCAAGAAATTATTATAATTGACCAGCATGCTGCCCATGAGAGGATAATGTATGAAAGCCTGCTAAGAAAATATAAGAATAATGAAACCTTGGCCCAGACACTGTTAAATCCTGTAACAGTTGAGCTAACAAACAGTGAAATAATGCTTCTTGAGGCTAATAAGGATTTTTTTAATAAGATGGGTTTTATATTTGAGAATTTTGGTAATAATTCTATTATACTAAGAGCAGTACCCTATATTAATTCTCAAAGTGATTTCAATAGTTTGTTCCTGGATATAATAGATATTGCCAAAGGCGTGAACAGGCAAGAACACACAAAAACAGAGGAAGAAGCATTATATATGATGGCTTGCAAGGCTGCTGTAAAGGCAAATAAAAAGCTTGACAACATGGAAGTAAAAAGTTTATTGAGAGAGATGGCAAGCCTGGATAACCCATATTCATGCCCTCATGGCAGGCCTACAATGATAAAAATGAGCTTACGTGAGCTTGAAAAAAGATTTAAGAGGATTATATAGCATACCAATGTGAGTATATAAATTAACAAAAAACATAGGAGGTCATAAATTGGGAAATGCTATTGTAATTGTCGGACCTACGGCTGTGGGAAAGACAAAAGTATCCATAGATCTTGCCCGGGAAATAAATGGCGAGATAATATCAGCTGACTCAATGCAAGTATATAAATTCATGGATATAGGGACTGCAAAACCTGACGAAGAGGAAATGTGCGGTGTAAATCATTATCTTATTAGCTGTATATATCCTGACCAGGAATTTAGTGTTGCAAAGTTTAAGGAATTGGCCTTAAAATATATGGATGAAATAACTGAAAAAGGTAAAATTCCAATAATTGTTGGTGGAACAGGATTATACATAAATTCCCTGGTATATAATATTAATTTTTCGGATACAATAACTGATTGGGAACTTCGTGAGAGCCTGAGAAAGGAAGCAGAGGAGAAGGGTAATGAATATCTGCATGAAATGCTTAAGGAAATTGATCCCGAGTCAGCGGAAAGAATTCATAAAAATGATATTAAAAGAATCATAAGAGCTATAGAAGTGTATAAATATACTAATAAAACAATTTCCCAGCATCAGAGGACTTCGAGAACAGAACCTTCCAAATACAAGTTTTTAATTTACGGTCTGCAAATGGAAAGGGCAAAACTCTATGATAGAATAAACAGAAGAGTTGATGCAATGATCAGGAAAGGTCTTGTCAATGAGGTCAGAAAGCTTGTTGAAATGGGTTATGACAAAAACTCCATTGCTATGCAGGGACTGGGTTACAAACAAATTTTGTGGTACCTGAAGGGCTTAACGACTCTTGAAGAGTCAATTTATCTATTGAAAAGAGATACCAGAAGATATGCAAAAAGGCAATTGACCTGGTTTAAAAGACTTGAGGGTGTCAAATGGATAAACGTAGACAGATTGGGGGAAGAGGGTGGAGCGCTTAGAGAAATCCAATCAAATATTGCATTGACTGGAATTATCTTATAAAATTAGTAATATCAAATTAATAAAAATATAATGAATTGAAGGTTTGGTCAGATAATTTGCATATAAGAGGAGGATTTTTCAGTGAACAAGACAAATATTAATTTACAGGATGTTTTTTTAAATCAAGTACGTAAAGAATACATAGCAGTTACAGTATATTTAACAAATGGTTTTCAGCTAAAAGGATTAGTAAAAGGGTTCGATAATTTTACTGTTGTTTTGGAAACTGATGGGAAACAGCAACTTATATATAAACATGCAATATCCACTATAGCTCCATTGAAAGCAGTTAATCTTATTTTTAATGATAGTGGAAAAGAATAAGGATTTTATAAAATACAGGTAAAGTGTATGGTTTAATAATACAAATCATTCACTTTATACTGTTTACAGGTAAGATATGTTTATTATAGTTTTCTGAATACTCCGATAACTTTGCCAAGTATTGAAACATTATCTTTAACGATTATTGGTTCCATATACCTGTTTTCAGGTTGAAGCCTTATATAATCCTTTTCCTTGTAAAAGGTTTTAATGGTAGCTTCATCTCCGATTAGGGCAACTACAATATCACCATTTTGTGCAGATGACTGCTGCCTTACCAGAACCATATCCCCATCAAGGATGCCTGCTTCTATCATACTTTCACCCTTAACCTTTAACATAAATGTGGTAGAATTCCGGACAAATTCAGCAGGCAAAGGGAAAGTATCTTCAATATTTTCCACGGCGAGAATAGGCTGTCCTGCAGTTACTTTACCTACAATCGGAACTTGAATTATCTTTTTGCCTAAAAAGCCATAGTTCTGTTGTAA
This region of Clostridiaceae bacterium genomic DNA includes:
- the miaA gene encoding tRNA (adenosine(37)-N6)-dimethylallyltransferase MiaA — its product is MGNAIVIVGPTAVGKTKVSIDLAREINGEIISADSMQVYKFMDIGTAKPDEEEMCGVNHYLISCIYPDQEFSVAKFKELALKYMDEITEKGKIPIIVGGTGLYINSLVYNINFSDTITDWELRESLRKEAEEKGNEYLHEMLKEIDPESAERIHKNDIKRIIRAIEVYKYTNKTISQHQRTSRTEPSKYKFLIYGLQMERAKLYDRINRRVDAMIRKGLVNEVRKLVEMGYDKNSIAMQGLGYKQILWYLKGLTTLEESIYLLKRDTRRYAKRQLTWFKRLEGVKWINVDRLGEEGGALREIQSNIALTGIIL
- the hfq gene encoding RNA chaperone Hfq, which gives rise to MNKTNINLQDVFLNQVRKEYIAVTVYLTNGFQLKGLVKGFDNFTVVLETDGKQQLIYKHAISTIAPLKAVNLIFNDSGKE
- the lexA gene encoding transcriptional repressor LexA gives rise to the protein MPKKNNDKQQKILDFLRKEVEEKGYPPSVREICSAIGLKSTSTVHSYLAKLEKEGFIQKDPSKPRAIKVVDNQESNHKSDLLQQNYGFLGKKIIQVPIVGKVTAGQPILAVENIEDTFPLPAEFVRNSTTFMLKVKGESMIEAGILDGDMVLVRQQSSAQNGDIVVALIGDEATIKTFYKEKDYIRLQPENRYMEPIIVKDNVSILGKVIGVFRKL